In Solenopsis invicta isolate M01_SB chromosome 1, UNIL_Sinv_3.0, whole genome shotgun sequence, one genomic interval encodes:
- the LOC105198650 gene encoding serine/threonine-protein phosphatase 5: MGDKGRGDVASGSPATPEDAAKAELYKEEANEYFKNQVYDKAIELYTKAIELNPLVAVYFGNRSIAYLRTECFGYALTDASTAIELDRNYVKGYYRRAAAYMSLGKFKLALMDYKTVVKARPNDKDAKDRYMECRKMVKVSAFNKAISVEDKKNIADTINLEDMAIEDEYTGPKLVDGKVTLEFMKDLLEWYRNQNKLHRKYAYKILLDVKSWFMAQPSLVDITIPEEKKFTICGDIHGQYYDLLNIFKLNGLPSETNPYLFNGDFVDRGSFSVECIFTLFGFKLLYPDYFFMSRGNHESATMNQMYGFDGEVKAKYSVQMAELFTEVYNWLPLAHCLNRRVLVMHGGLFSRDDVTLQEIKEIDRNRQPPDEGLMCELLWSDPQPQMGRAPSKRGVGVQFGPDVTQNFLRINSLDYVVRSHEVKNEGYEVGHDGKCITVFSAPNYCDTMGNRGAFITLNGSDMKPYFTSYDAMPHPNVRPMAYANSLLKFMC; the protein is encoded by the exons ATGGGCGACAAAGGTAGAGGAGATGTCGCGTCGGGATCACCGGCGACACCGGAGGACGCGGCCAAGGCGGAATTATACAAGGAGGAGGCGAACGAGTACTTTAAGA atCAAGTGTACGACAAAGCTATTGAATTGTATACCAAAGCCATAGAATTAAACCCATTAGTAGCCGTGTACTTTGGCAACAGGAGTATCGCTTATTTGAGGACAGAATGTTTTGGGTACGCATTGACGGATGCATCCACAGCCATTGAGTTAGATAGAAATTATGTCAAGGGCTATTACCGGAGAGCTGCCGCTTACATGTCCCTTGGCAAGTTCAAACTGGCTCTCATGGATTATAAGACTGTTGTAAAAGCTAGGCCCAATGATAAAGATGCAAAGGACAGATATATGGAATGTCGCAAGATGGTTAAAGTGTCAGCTTTTAATAAAGCAATCTCTGTCGAGGATAAAAAGAATATAGCTGATACGATTAATCTCGAAGATATGG cgatTGAAGATGAATATACAGGTCCTAAACTGGTTGATGGAAAAGTCACCCTGGAATTTATGAAAGATTTATTAGAGTGGTATAGAAATCAAAATAAGTTGCATCGTAAATACGCTTACAAAATCCTGTTGGACGTTAAATCGTGGTTTATGGCACAACCTAGCTTAGTGGACATTACAATCCCAGAAGAAAAGAAATTCACTATCTGCGGTGACATACATGGTCAATATTATGACCTGCTTAATATATTTAAGTTGAACGGATTGCCATCAGAGACTAATCCATAT TTATTCAATGGAGATTTTGTAGATAGAGGTTCTTTCTCAGTAGAatgcatttttactttatttggttttaaattattatacccCGATTACTTTTTCATGTCGAGag GTAATCATGAATCGGCAACTATGAATCAAATGTATGGATTTGATGGCGAAGTCAAAGCTAAATATTCTGTTCAGATGGCTGAATTATTTACAGAGGTTTATAATTGGCTCCCTCTTGCACACTGTCTCAATCGTAGAGTGCTC GTCATGCATGGTGGATTGTTTTCGCGGGACGACGTGACGTTGCAAGAAATCAAAGAAATCGATAGAAACAGACAACCACCTGACGAAGGATTGATGTGCGAACTGCTGTGGTCGGATCCGCAACCACAAATGGGTCGAGCGCCCAGCAAGAGAGGCGTGGGTGTTCAATTCGGACCTGACGTAACGCAAAATTTCCTTAGGATAAATTCGCTTGACTACGTCGTGAGGAGTCACGAAGTTAAAAACGAAGGATATGAGGTGGGACATGATGGGAAATGTATCACAGTATTCTCCGCTCCAAATTACTG TGATACTATGGGTAACCGAGGTGCCTTTATCACCCTTAACGGCAGTGACATGAAACCTTATTTCACGTCGTATGATGCAATG CCTCATCCAAACGTAAGGCCGATGGCTTACGCCAAttctttattaaagtttatgtgcTAG
- the LOC105198653 gene encoding cancer-related nucleoside-triphosphatase homolog, producing the protein METGGASRPLHVLLTGPPGIGKTTVCKKIASTLEKKGNKFDGFYTEEVRDRIGSRIGFDIVSVKDPGRRLSLARLKNLTEAQKASKYQVGNYRVFLENFEAVALPILDLDTDVLLIDEIGKMELFSKAFKKRVTDIFYGSSNKAFVIGTIPQIHKVPQQHTALFEKLHADERIEIVNVTHGNRNNLPEEIIRYFT; encoded by the exons ATGGAAACTGGCGGCGCATCGCGGCCTTTACACGTACTACTCACGGGTCCACCAG gCATAGGTAAAACCACGGTGTGCAAAAAAATCGCATCCACGCTGGAAAAAAAAGGTAACAAGTTTGACGGATTTTACACTGAGGAAGTGCGAGATCGGATTGGCTCCAGGATTGGCTTCGACATCGTGAGCGTAAAGGATCCTGGAAGAAGATTATCCTTGGCACGGCTAAA AAATCTAACGGAGGCTCAAAAAGCTTCCAAGTATCAAGTGGGAAACTACCGTGTTTTTCTGGAGAATTTCGAGGCTGTGGCGCTTCCAATATTGGATTTAGACACT GATGTATTACTTATCGATGAAATCGGCAAAATGGAATTATTTAGCAAAGCCTTTAAGAAAAGAGTAACAGATATATTTTACGGTTCTTCTAATAAAGCATTCGTGATCGGGACTATTCCGCAAATACATAAAGTACCGCAGCAACACACGGCACTGTTCGAAAAGTTGCACGCAGACGAGAGAATTGAGATAGTAAACGTGACTCACGGAAATCGGAATAACTTGCCAGAagaaattattcgttattttacataa
- the LOC105198652 gene encoding DDB1- and CUL4-associated factor 5 gives MATTGNDRTVTASTSTSTPGGMSIPSTTTTATTTASSSSSSSRDNACQENRPLVVDGEVDSRILFYACSLRRRRRRLSRQSYEGDDNRATGKQQQQQQHQQQLATHPSESSALSYVLARQIDDKVDYCRSLITARFENSENLYRKDLLSHYGCVNAIEFSNQGDLLVSGGDDRRILLWRVEQAIQGMGKPTVMKSQHVSNIFCLGYDSSKTKIFSAGNDDQVIVHDLRTGESLNIFLHEKPVYGLSIHPHNDEVFASACDDGRVLIYDIRSNNAMETLAQYKSAFHSVMFNPADPRMLATANAKEGVSMWDIRKPLEPVLSYGSPQQSCMNVRFNSMGNRLLALRRRLPPVLYSVDSPTYLCEFDHPGYYNSCTMKSCCFAGENDEYVLSGSDDFNLYMWKIPPMEGKPWVESAHMVLRGHRSIVNQVRYNQASCIFASSGVEKIIKIWSPFPLGIGCLGGLKRDAGKREKQRRVFTHDEYIGLVLRSGQFMTHDYSHQSTKEDPRMMAFFDSLVQREIEGWSSEDVPTPHTPSDSEINPATGEPYSVTEGDDTTASEGGVAPERPLESPNRITRLIANRREKLMRMAAMERSASDSGSEGDNAHSRRRSKSKSKSKSIKRKHTRLSGRRRLSARRKCTVLKVNSDSDSDDERPVDAAQPSTSSGVIFRRSRYVASAIEKEDKSSSYSSSSSCVYEDIVAISKRKHSKTDSDTSTKAHKRKHRKCKNSSRHDGSGKNQNKRQKLDDDSEEEDKTAPRNCVNGNSSKDRREDGPSTPNSKSLQVPCTPDSGIKSGISSTGGKNSEQTRKERNDRGVDDSSDEQKLKRLECFRKKVEELARRSYRNRSASQAQTVSTTSDSSD, from the exons ATGGCGACGACGGGGAACGACCGTACGGTGACggcgtcgacgtcgacgtcgacgccAGGAGGGATGTCGATCCCTTCTACAACGACGACAGCGACGACAAcggcatcgtcgtcgtcgtcatcgtcgcgcGACAACGCGTGCCAGGAGAATCGACCGTTGGTCGTCGACGGCGAGGTGGACAGCCGTATCCTGTTCTACGCCTGCAGCCTGCGGCGACGGCGCCGACGACTGTCACGGCAGTCGTACGAGGGTGACGACAACAGGGCGACAGGgaaacagcagcagcagcaacagcatcAGCAGCAGCTCGCCACCCATCCGTCCGAATCCAGCGCGCTGTCCTACGTGCTCGCGCGACAGATCGACGACAAGGTCGACTACTGCCGGAGCCTGATCACCGCCAGATTCGAAAACTCCGAGAATCTCTACAGGAAGGACCTGCTGTCCCATtacggatgcgtcaacgcgatCGAGTTTTCCAACCAGGGCGACCTGCTTGTGTCTG GGGGTGACGACAGAAGAATTCTATTATGGAGAGTGGAGCAGGCGATACAGGGTATGGGCAAGCCCACCGTGATGAAATCGCAACACGTTAGCAATATATTTTGCCTTGGTTACGACAGCAGCAAGACTAAGATATTCTCCGCGGGGAACGACGATCAGGTCATAGTCCACGATTTGCGCAC GGGCGAGTCCCTTAATATCTTCCTGCACGAGAAACCTGTCTACGGGCTGTCCATTCATCCGCACAATGACGAAGTCTTTGCCAGCGCCTGCGACGACGGTAGAGTCCTCATTTACGACATACGTAGCAACAACGCTATGGAAACGTTGGCACAATATAAAAGCGCCTTCCACTCTGTCATGTTTAATCCCGCGGATCCCAGAATGCTCGCTACTGCCAATGCTAAGGAAGGTGTCAGCATGTGGGATATACGGAAACCTTTGGA GCCTGTATTGAGTTATGGAAGCCCGCAGCAGAGTTGCATGAACGTCAGATTTAACTCGATGGGTAACCGATTGTTGGCCTTACGAAGAAGATTACCACCGGTTCTTTACTCGGTCGATTCTCCCACGTACTTATGCGAATTCGATCATCCGGGATATTATAACAGTTGTACCATGAAATCGTGTTGTTTCGCCGGCGAGAACGATGAATACGTTCTCTCAG GTTCGGACGACTTTAATCTATACATGTGGAAAATTCCTCCTATGGAAGGCAAACCATGGGTGGAATCCGCCCACATGGTGTTGCGCGGTCACAGATCGATCGTCAATCAAGTTCGATACAATCAAGCGAGCTGCATCTTCGCGTCGTCCGGCGTCGAAAAAATCATTAAGATCTGGAGTCCGTTTCCACTCGGAATCGGATGTTTGGGAGGATTGAAG AGAGATGCTGGCAAGCGCGAGAAACAGCGCCGAGTATTCACGCACGACGAGTATATAGGACTGGTTCTACGTAGCGGACAGTTTATGACCCACGATTACAGCCACCAGTCAACTAAGGAAGACCCGCGAATGATGGCCTTTTTCGATTCCCTAGTGCAGCGCGAAATTGAAGGATGGAGCTCCGAGGACGTGCCAACGCCACATACGCCCAGCGATTCTGAAATAAATCCGGCAACGGGCGAGCCGTATAGCGTGACAGAAGGCGATG ATACTACGGCGTCGGAAGGCGGTGTAGCTCCCGAGAGGCCGTTAGAGTCGCCGAATCGTATAACTCGGCTTATCGCGAATCGCAGAGAAAAACTCATGCGAATGGCCGCGATGGAGCGGTCTGCCTCAGATTCCGGTAGCGAAGGAGACAATGCTCACTCGAGGCGTAGATCCAAATCGAAATCGAAATCGAAAAGCATCAAGAGGAAACACACCAGACTCTCTGGCAGAAGAAGATTATCCGCCAGACGAAAGTGTACTGTGCTAAAAGTCAATAGTGATTCGGACAGTGACGACGAACGACCGGTTGACGCGGCTCAGCCCAGTACTAGTTCCGGGGTAATTTTCCGAAGATCGCGATACGTCGCCAGCGCGATCGAGAAGGAGGACAAGAGTTCGAGCtacagcagcagcagtagctgcgTTTACGAGGACATTGTCGCTATCAGTAAACGAAAACATTCTAAAACCGATTCGGATACGTCTACAAAGGCGCACAAACGAAAGCATCGAAAGTGCAAAAATAGTTCTCGACACGATGGTTCCGGTAAGAATCAGAATAAACGACAGAAGCTCGATGACGACTCAGAGGAGGAGGATAAAACTGCTCCGAGGAATTGTGTGAACGGTAATTCGAGTAAAGATCGTCGTGAGGACGGTCCATCGACGCCGAACAGCAAATCGCTTCAAGTTCCTTGCACCCCTGACAGCGGTATTAAATCGGGGATTTCATCCACGGGCGGGAAAAATAGCGAGCAGACGCGTAAGGAGCGTAACGACAGAGGCGTGGACGATAGCTCCGACGAGCAGAAACTGAAACGTTTAGAGTGTTTCCGGAAAAAAGTAGAGGAGTTGGCGAGGAGGAGCTACCGCAATCGATCCGCGTCTCAGGCTCAAACAGTTTCGACCACGAGTGATTCTTCCGATTAA
- the LOC105198651 gene encoding integrin alpha-PS4, giving the protein MLWAHFLVQILIFVLAILQHNPSAYNINSLNARIFRNPVHLSTGRGSYFGFSVAFYVGADKSLLLVGAPRANSSELPFVTEPGTVFKCAMNGVCKEWVMDKTGNGPHPRERLINQIKDNAWIGATIAVQNNTKPKVMVCGPRWINNIINDNKPNWYMNGICYATLASNANAFERQAEEHLIPLSNSEDQITSKNNINIYNYGVGQVGFSLHMNSRYSVNVAIGSPGIYNWKGDAILTVSSMVGSFSRTVIPSLAREQRVHSYNYFGYAITAGTYFNEQDVWYASSAPQGANMYGKVLIFSFPPKTNQRMFIKTIKYGQHYGEYFGAALTSCDVNNDHRQELIVGAPQWSRDMDEGRVYIFAARHNTDLEELQTIEGEIIGGRFGSTVMCLGDIDYDGYGDIAVGAPYEEESGGAVYIFNGNRDGVSRKYSQRLVGSRFSPTMRGFGISISEPRDVNRDNHSDIAVGAYLSDEVVLLTSAPVVAINVTLTYLQKIKLLRNTTSFKIDIWMSYDGTYVPDHLRVTVVLKIDPLHGRATYRAQKSDDELQIYRLRYTLFKATITSNLLEIHLTKNIQNIIDPLEISVSMQLEDDLHAKNENSLCASCVVINKLRSKTEDLIKLPFAVDCGEDNVCVSDLGVALSTDSTSDNRYIIGSTSVITLRVDAYNHEEPAYQTRVRIFTEVLALASIPPECTEDSRTSGTLDVICDIGNPLRTNKTLMLQLDMSMVRYDVREVEIQANITTQSDEANWNDNSYTITVYFDADIDIAIAGKAQENLYSYLREDEKKALNDIRFQHFYEVQKFGASPIEEVMLTVKIPTYLRRYDAEDVMIVSINDTVGRMDGYQFYCSDSNQTELISMASNKIASTDDVIIMNSSIVTSNNTHAKFSIEEDTPMNLPSENRTLYINCTNNAIECVKITCRLGPFLSSLSVAKFLVTLDLQLSSFPADVLKHKDIIFYVTEGSVIVIQPDNIAQRKDHKPDTTLVATTFLGSPIAQQISVWIIALSVILGVALLILVVLGLIKVGFFNRKKKLELEALLKAETDKKYNVVLETTSSTEVLDHD; this is encoded by the exons ATGCTTTGGGCACATTTTcttgtacaaattttaattttcgttCTGGCAATTCTACAGCACAATCCGTCGGCGTACAATATTAATTCACTCAACGCCCGGATATTTAGGAATCCTGTGCACTTGTCGACTGGACGTGGAAGTTACTTTGGATTCTCGGTAGCTTTCTACGTGGGTGCGGACAAATCCTTATTACTCGTCGGAGCTCCGCGAGCGAACTCCAGCGAACTGCCATTCGTCACAGAGCCGGGAACGGTCTTCAAGTGTGCGATGAATGGTGTATGCAAAGAGTGGGTGATGGATAAGACCGGAAATGGTCCGCATCCTCGTGAgagattaattaatcaaataaaggaTAACGCTTGGATCGGTGCTACCATTGCCGTGCAGAATAATACGAAGCCTAAAGTTATG GTTTGCGGACCACGatggataaataatattataaatgacAACAAGCCGAATTGGTACATGAACGGAATTTGCTACGCGACGCTGGCTAGCAACGCCAATGCTTTTGAGAGACAAGCGGAGGAGCACCTCATACCACTTTCGAACTCTGAAGATCAAATCACGTCCAAGAAtaacataaacatttataattacgGGGTAGGACAAGTCGGCTTCTCCTTGCACATGAATTCGCGATATAGCGTGAATGTCGCGATTGGTAGTCCAGGCATATACAACTGGAAAGGCGATGCGATATTAACTGTTTCCTCGATGGTCGGTTCATTCTCACGCACGGTAATTCCCTCGCTTGCTAGAGAACAACGGGTTCATAGTTACAATTACTTCG GATACGCTATCACAGCGGGTACTTATTTCAATGAGCAAGACGTCTGGTATGCGTCCAGTGCACCACAAGGTGCTAACATGTATGGAAAAGTCCTCATATTTTCCTTTCCACCTAAAACTAATCAGCGTATGTTTATCAAAACGATTAAGTACGGTCAACATTACGGTGAATACTTCGGTGCTGCACTAACGTCATGTGACGTCAACAATGACCATAGACAGGAGCTGATTGTCGGTGCACCGCAATGGTCCAGAGACATGGACGAGGGTCGCGTCTATATTTTTGCAGCGCGACACAAC ACCGATTTGGAGGAACTGCAGACGATCGAAGGTGAGATTATCGGAGGCAGATTCGGATCCACCGTGATGTGTCTGGGTGACATCGATTACGACGGCTACGGTGATATCGCCGTGGGTGCACCCTACGAGGAAGAAAGCGGCGGGGCGGTGTACATATTCAACGGGAATAGAGACGGCGTTTCTCGGAAATATAGTCAGAGGCTGGTCGGCTCGCGATTTTCGCCGACGATGCGAGGGTTCGGTATCTCAATCTCGGAACCCCGAGATGTGAATCGCGACAATCATTCCGATATCGCTGTAGGTGCGTATCTGTCCGACGAGGTGGTCCTGCTGACATCCGCACCGGTCGTCGCGATAAACGTGACATTGACGTACCTGCAAAAGATCAAATTGCTGAGAAACACAACGTCCTTCAAGATCGACATCTGGATGTCTTACGACGGCACATACGTACCCGATCATCTGC GAGTTACCGTAGTCCTGAAGATCGATCCATTACACGGCAGGGCCACGTATCGAGCGCAGAAAAGTGACGACGAACTACAGATTTACAGATTGCGTTACACGTTATTTAAAGCTACGATCACGAGTAATCTGCTTGAAATACATCTAACG aaaaatattcaaaatataatagatCCGCTTGAGATATCGGTGTCAATGCAACTAGAAGATGATCTTCACGCGAAAAACGAAAACTCGTTATGCGCATCATGCGTCGTGATAAACAAGCTCCGCTCGAAGACCGAGGACCTCATAAAGCTGCCATTCGCCGTGGACTGTGGCGAGGACAACGTATGCGTGTCCGATCTCGGTGTAGCATTATCCACTGACTCAACTTCGGACAACAGGTATATCATCGGCTCGACGTCGGTAATTACTCTGCGCGTCGACGCTTATAATCACGAAGAACCGGCATACCAGACCAGAGTGCGTATCTTCACCGAGGTCTTAGCGTTAGCGAGTATCCCGCCCGAGTGTACGGAAGACTCTCGCACGAGCGGCACGCTGGATGTGATCTGTGACATCGGTAATCCTCTTAGAACGAAT AAAACATTAATGCTGCAACTGGACATGAGTATGGTGAGGTATGATGTTAGGGAGGTGGAAATACAAGCGAATATCACTACTCAAAGCGACGAAGCGAATTGGAATGACAATAGTTACACCATTACCGTGTACTTTGACGCGGACATCGACATAGCGATCGCCGG GAAAGCACAGGAGAATTTATACTCGTACCTACGCGAGGACGAGAAGAAAGCATTAAACGATATTAGGTTTCAACATTTTTACGAGGTGCAGAAATTCGGCGCTAGTCCTATCGAAGAGGTAATGTTGACCGTGAAAATTCCAACGTACCTTCGCCGATACGATGCCGAGGACGTAATGATCGTCAGTATCAACGATACCGTTGGCAGAATGGATGGATATCAATTTTACTGCAGCGACTCGAATCAAACTGAATTAATCTCTATGGCGTCTAACAAGATCGCATCCACGGATGATGTAATCATAATGAACTCGTCGATCGTCACGAGCAATAACACGCACGCGAAATTCAGCATAGAGGAAGACACGCCGATGAACCTGCCATCTGAAAACAGAACGCTCTATATTAATTGCACGAATAATGCAATTGAATGTGTAAAAATCACTTGTAGATTGGGCCCATTCTTAAGTTCTCTGTCTGTCGCGAAATTTTTGGTGACGTTGGATCTACAATTATCGAGTTTTCCtg CTGATGTGCTGAAGCACAAAGATATCATATTTTATGTAACTGAAGGTAGCGTTATCGTAATACAACCTGACAATATTGCTCAAAGAAAGGATCACAAACCGGACACCACTTTGGTTGCAACAACATTTTTGGGTTCGCCGATAGCTCAACAAATATCGGTGTGGATAATAGCGCTGTCGGTGATTCTCGGAGTTGCACTGTTGATATTGGTGGTACTAGGTTTAATAAAGGTCGGTTTCTTCAACAGAAAAAAGAAGTTGGAACTCGAGGCGTTGCTGAAAGCCGAAACTGAT AAAAAGTATAATGTGGTACTGGAAACAACATCCTCGACAGAAGTTCTTGATCACGACTGA